One Peribacillus simplex NBRC 15720 = DSM 1321 genomic region harbors:
- a CDS encoding SOS response-associated peptidase → MCGRYTLFTDIEEIKERFDIQGSFDGEYQFSYNIAPSQSVLSVINDGARNRLGYLRWGLIPFWAKDEKVGYKMINARAETIAEKASYKNAYKKKRCLIIADSFYEWKKTPERKIPMRIKLKNHAPFGMAGLWESWKSPEGISIYSCSVITTVPNEIMTSIHDRMPVILKPEDEKDWLNPSINDPAYLQQYLKSFDSEQMEAFEVSTDVNSTKNNSPNLIQQIC, encoded by the coding sequence ATGTGTGGACGTTACACCCTTTTTACTGACATTGAAGAAATAAAAGAACGGTTTGATATTCAAGGATCATTTGATGGGGAATACCAATTCAGCTACAATATTGCTCCCTCCCAATCCGTGCTCTCCGTCATTAATGACGGGGCAAGGAATCGACTTGGATATCTTAGGTGGGGACTCATTCCTTTCTGGGCAAAAGACGAAAAAGTGGGCTATAAAATGATCAATGCCAGAGCGGAAACCATTGCAGAGAAAGCAAGCTACAAGAATGCGTATAAGAAGAAGAGATGCTTGATAATTGCTGACTCTTTTTATGAATGGAAGAAGACACCAGAGAGAAAAATACCGATGCGAATAAAACTGAAGAACCATGCTCCATTTGGAATGGCCGGTCTCTGGGAATCCTGGAAATCTCCTGAAGGCATCAGCATCTATTCGTGCTCCGTTATAACAACCGTTCCTAATGAGATAATGACCAGCATTCATGATCGTATGCCTGTTATCCTTAAACCAGAAGATGAAAAAGATTGGTTGAATCCATCCATTAATGATCCTGCATATCTGCAACAGTATTTAAAGTCATTCGATTCGGAACAGATGGAAGCATTTGAAGTATCGACTGA